The genomic window GGGTGCGGTCGGGCATGAACATCAGCATGGCGGGGCGCAGGTAGTACACCAGCGCGGCCACGCTGCTCAGCACGGCGAGAACGCTGATAAGGAGATACCCTGCCTGAAAGGCCACCTGAATCGCCAGATATTTGGCGAAAAAGCCCGCAAAGGGCGGCAGCCCAGCCAGCGAGGCGAGACAAAATGCCAGCGCCACCGCGTAGGCCGGGTGCCGGTAGTACAGGCCGCGCATGTCGTTGATGGTCAGCCCTTCCTCGGTGCGTTGCAGCGCGGCCACAACGGCGAGCGCGCCCACCGTCATCAGGGTGTAGACGAGCAGGTAATAGCCCAGCGCCGCGCCGCCCTGCGCGGTGTCGCCCAGCAAAGTCATAGCCAGGAAGCCGGTGTGCGCCACCGCCGAGTAAGCGAGCAGCCGCTTGAAGTTCTGTTGATAGAGCGCCGCCGCGTTGCCGATGACCAGCGTGAGCGCCACGAGGATTTGCAGCACCGAGTGCCACCCTGGCCCCGCCGCGAGCGCCCCGCCGAAGACCCGCAGCATCCCGGCGAAGGCGGCCACCTTGACCACCGTGCTCAGGAACAGCGACACCAGCGTGGGCGCCCCGCTGTACACGTCGGGCGTCCACTGGTGAAAAGGCACCAGCGCAATCTTGACGCCGAAGCCCGACAGCACCAGCAAGGTGCCGGTCACGAGAATGCCGATGTTCTGCGGGTCGAGCGCGCTCACCTGCTGCGCGATGCCCGCGTAGTTCAGCGTGCCGGTCGCGCCGTACAGGAAGGCTAGCCCGTAGATCAGGATGGCGCTGCCCACCGAGCCGAGCAGGAAATACTTCAGCCCCGCTTCCTGCGAGCGGCGCGAGTCCTGCAGGGTCGCCAGCACGTAGCTCGCCAGGCTCATGATTTCCAGCCCGATCAGCATCACGATCAGGTCGCCGGAAAAGGCGATCAGCAGGCAGCCGGTCACGGCGTACATCAGCAGGGCGTCAAATTCGGCAAAGCTCACGCGGGCGCGGTAGGCCGTGTCCAGCGACACCAGCAGGGTGAGCAGCGCCCCGAGCAGCACCGTGCCCCCCAGCAACAGCGCCGCCGGGTCGGCCCGCAGCGCCCCGGCGAAGGCCGAGCGCGGCACGTCCATCCCCGCCGCCCAGGGCGCTCCGCCCCACAACCAGACGAGGCTGGCACCGGAGGCGAGCACGAAGAGGATATTCAGCGCCGTCAGCGTCCGGCGCGGCAGCCAGAAGCCGCCCAGGGTGGACACGATGGCCCCGACCAGCACCAGCAACACCGGCAGCATGGGGGCGAGACTCACGTCAGGAAGGACCAGATTCATTTATTGCCCCCCTACGAGCGAGAGCGCCGCGCGCACCGCCGGTTGCATCAGGTTGAGCACCGGCGCCGAGTACACCCCGAAAAACAGCGCCGCAAGCAGCGGCAGCCCCAGCACCAGCCACTCGGTGCCGCGCAGGTCGGGCACCCGCACGGCGCCGAGCGGGCGGCCTTCCCAGAAGGTCTTCTGAAACGCGGTGAGCGCGTAGGCGGCGGCGGCAATCGTGGTCAGCCCCGCGATGAAGGTCAGCCAGGGACTCACCTGATAGGCGCCAAGCAGAATGGAGAATTCACCGACAAAGCCCGCCAGCCCCGGCACCGCGATGGAGGCGAACCACAGCGCGAGTGTGAGCCCGCCGAGCGCGCCCGCCTGGTTCATCACGCCGCCGACGCGGGTGTCGAGACTGCCGACGCGCTCCTGCAACATCCCCACCGCCATAAACAGCGCCCCGGTGTAGAGGTTCTGGAAGGCGAGCAGGTACATCGCGCCGATGACCGCCGTTTCGTTCATCGAAAACAGCCCCAGCGCCACGAAACCCATGTGCGAAAGCCCCGCGTAGGCGAGCAGCCGCTTCCAGTTCGTCTGCCCGAAGGCAATCCAGGCGGCGTAGAGCGCGGTGAAGGCCGCCAGCGCCATCAGCACCGGGCGCAGCTCCAGCGAAGCGTCGGGAAAGAGGGTGAGCCCGAAGACGAAAATCCCGTAGCCGCCCACCTTGTAGAGCGTGCCCATCACGTCGGGAATGCCGCTCTCGTGGTTTTGCTCGTGAAAGTCGGGCAGCCAGGCGTGCAGCGGCCACAGCGGCAGCTTGACCGCCATCGCCGCCAGGAAGCCGAGGTACAGCCAGGTCTGCGCGACGCCGCCCACCGGGTGCGCGAGCAGGTCGGGCAGCGCAAAGGTCGGGCTGCCGCCGAGCCACTTGTAGCCGATAAAGCTCAGCAGCATGAAGAGAGAGCCGAGCAGCGTGTACGCCGCGAACTTCACCAGCGCCCGCATCCGGTGCGGGCCACCGTACACCGCCAGCATCAGCAGCG from Deinococcus radiodurans R1 = ATCC 13939 = DSM 20539 includes these protein-coding regions:
- a CDS encoding NADH-quinone oxidoreductase subunit N, which encodes MNLVLPDVSLAPMLPVLLVLVGAIVSTLGGFWLPRRTLTALNILFVLASGASLVWLWGGAPWAAGMDVPRSAFAGALRADPAALLLGGTVLLGALLTLLVSLDTAYRARVSFAEFDALLMYAVTGCLLIAFSGDLIVMLIGLEIMSLASYVLATLQDSRRSQEAGLKYFLLGSVGSAILIYGLAFLYGATGTLNYAGIAQQVSALDPQNIGILVTGTLLVLSGFGVKIALVPFHQWTPDVYSGAPTLVSLFLSTVVKVAAFAGMLRVFGGALAAGPGWHSVLQILVALTLVIGNAAALYQQNFKRLLAYSAVAHTGFLAMTLLGDTAQGGAALGYYLLVYTLMTVGALAVVAALQRTEEGLTINDMRGLYYRHPAYAVALAFCLASLAGLPPFAGFFAKYLAIQVAFQAGYLLISVLAVLSSVAALVYYLRPAMLMFMPDRTPAREYAHGQRPATNVAVALSLIGIVVLGLLPNLWYGWVASPEIWRLLAGT
- a CDS encoding NADH-quinone oxidoreductase subunit M, with the translated sequence MTNLMLYLPLLGALLVLVAPVKWREEVAGFFAAATLGAGLWLWRLGGEGLSVLPWVPPLGVTYAVELNGVGLAFALVTAFMTLMAVWYAARRVPNPGPMLAMVLAMETGLLGIFAARDLILFYVFFEWALIPSLLMLAVYGGPHRMRALVKFAAYTLLGSLFMLLSFIGYKWLGGSPTFALPDLLAHPVGGVAQTWLYLGFLAAMAVKLPLWPLHAWLPDFHEQNHESGIPDVMGTLYKVGGYGIFVFGLTLFPDASLELRPVLMALAAFTALYAAWIAFGQTNWKRLLAYAGLSHMGFVALGLFSMNETAVIGAMYLLAFQNLYTGALFMAVGMLQERVGSLDTRVGGVMNQAGALGGLTLALWFASIAVPGLAGFVGEFSILLGAYQVSPWLTFIAGLTTIAAAAYALTAFQKTFWEGRPLGAVRVPDLRGTEWLVLGLPLLAALFFGVYSAPVLNLMQPAVRAALSLVGGQ